In a genomic window of Hyphomonas sp.:
- a CDS encoding FAD-binding protein, producing MSIGKRSIGSAAFSASRVPYENGLYVVGPFASRVSFGSQQRRALNLVWSVNEDYQRSGRAHGLEGMDVAVIGAGLAGLTTAISCAAHKAHVWILEKEGEELSQFSDASHRDIHPSINFWPQEALEATTFLPFFNWWQAPCNTVVGEIRSEWHKLSEHFASEIKGVFTQCEVARIHDRGDKWETELVPDSKSPPQQRLFDCVFVATGFGKELSAEGSGTKSYWNLKDDVIAPIRKLDSPPFKNYVVGGTGDGGIIEVLRLLFRNFRAGSVEANTGPILNSKDVEAEILRIESTARKQVADAILHENFPHDTNDCANQISKKIWGEYVALAQSDRLGKISINKILKTRTEVGKVTLLGLKDTPIEYHVSPYHKLLLAIAVVNGFVEYHKYDGEPTIRNGPVRTFEFEGEDPSIVQAKHLSLNVIHSISAKAPLDPAPPAKNSLKLRDCLYVSRHGYDSPIGELFADRSTWRDLILRRQALYADYDYLSFAQANFYAEACGYPSPAKPTLWSDWHIDMARTYFSQEHGVDVSNGFHEDRITTEYGEESVRKVAIYQLMIDGENYDGEKFRRTRKNLPKSFVGTAVRGEPLKVPSQTSREGHSGR from the coding sequence ATGAGTATCGGGAAACGGTCGATCGGAAGTGCCGCATTTTCGGCAAGCCGCGTGCCGTATGAAAACGGTCTTTACGTCGTCGGCCCGTTTGCCAGTCGGGTCAGCTTCGGATCCCAGCAAAGGCGCGCACTGAATCTCGTCTGGTCCGTCAATGAAGACTATCAGCGCTCCGGCAGGGCCCATGGGCTCGAGGGCATGGACGTGGCCGTGATTGGCGCCGGTCTTGCCGGCCTTACGACCGCCATCTCCTGTGCAGCGCATAAGGCCCATGTCTGGATCCTGGAGAAGGAAGGCGAAGAACTCAGCCAGTTCTCGGACGCCTCGCACCGGGACATTCATCCATCGATCAATTTCTGGCCGCAGGAAGCGCTGGAAGCCACGACTTTTCTTCCCTTTTTCAATTGGTGGCAGGCACCCTGCAATACGGTGGTCGGCGAGATCAGGAGTGAATGGCACAAACTGAGCGAACATTTCGCAAGCGAAATAAAGGGCGTCTTCACCCAATGCGAAGTCGCCCGGATTCATGATCGCGGAGACAAGTGGGAAACGGAGCTGGTGCCGGACAGCAAGTCGCCGCCGCAACAGCGCCTGTTTGATTGTGTTTTTGTTGCAACCGGATTTGGCAAGGAGTTGAGCGCGGAGGGTTCCGGAACCAAGAGCTACTGGAATTTGAAGGATGATGTGATTGCGCCGATCCGCAAGCTCGATTCGCCGCCATTCAAGAACTATGTTGTCGGGGGTACCGGGGATGGCGGCATCATCGAGGTTCTGAGGCTTCTGTTCCGGAACTTCAGGGCGGGCAGCGTCGAGGCGAACACCGGTCCCATTCTCAACAGCAAGGATGTCGAGGCTGAAATACTGAGGATTGAGAGTACCGCCCGAAAGCAGGTGGCGGACGCCATTCTGCATGAGAATTTTCCACACGATACCAATGACTGTGCGAACCAGATTTCAAAAAAGATCTGGGGGGAATATGTCGCTCTGGCACAGAGCGACCGGCTCGGTAAAATCAGTATCAACAAGATCCTGAAGACGCGGACCGAAGTCGGGAAGGTCACCTTGCTGGGCCTGAAAGACACGCCCATCGAGTACCATGTCTCACCCTATCACAAGCTGTTGCTGGCCATTGCCGTGGTGAATGGTTTTGTCGAGTACCACAAGTATGACGGTGAGCCGACGATCCGGAATGGACCGGTTCGGACCTTTGAGTTCGAGGGTGAGGACCCGTCCATCGTCCAGGCGAAGCATCTGAGCCTGAATGTCATTCACTCGATTTCAGCGAAGGCTCCGCTCGACCCCGCGCCGCCTGCCAAAAACTCGCTGAAACTCAGAGATTGCCTCTATGTCAGCCGGCACGGTTATGACTCTCCGATTGGCGAGCTGTTTGCGGACCGGTCCACCTGGCGCGATCTGATCCTCAGGCGGCAGGCGCTTTACGCAGACTATGATTATCTCTCCTTCGCGCAGGCCAATTTCTATGCAGAGGCATGCGGGTATCCCTCGCCGGCGAAGCCGACGCTCTGGTCCGACTGGCATATCGACATGGCACGGACCTATTTTAGCCAGGAACATGGCGTGGATGTATCGAACGGCTTCCATGAAGACCGGATCACAACCGAATATGGCGAAGAGAGTGTGAGAAAAGTGGCGATTTACCAGTTGATGATCGATGGCGAGAATTATGACGGAGAAAAATTCCGGCGCACACGCAAGAATCTGCCTAAAAGTTTTGTCGGAACTGCTGTGCGCGGCGAGCCTCTAAAGGTTCCCTCGCAAACAAGCCGGGAGGGCCATTCTGGCCGTTAG
- a CDS encoding IS3 family transposase (programmed frameshift), with protein sequence MRQKSGPEGSAEKHVKEIRRKTRRKFSAEEKIRIVLEGLRGEYSIAELCRREGIAQGLYYTWSKEFLEAGKRRLSGDTERQATSGEVSGLKREMRDLKEVVADLTLENRILKKKRDRGWGGYRMRYPASEKLEIIRLVEQSHQPVKKTLEQIGVSRPTFYRWYDLYRRFGEAGLEDRRSGSGRVWNRIPNEVRQQVLEMALDQPELSPRELAVTFTDEKHYFVSEASVYRLLRAHNLITSPAFIVMKAADEFREKTTGPNQLWQTDFTYLKVIGWGWFYLSTVLDDFSRYIIAWKLCTGMATSDVQDTLNLALEASGLDEVNVIHRPRLLSDNGPSYISGDLAEYLADKGMKHTRGAPYHPQTQGKIERWHQTLKNRILLENYFLPGDLEAQIDAFVGYYNHQRYHESLNNLTPADVYTGRGQTILLEREKIKRRTMKLRRLQHAQSAA encoded by the exons ATGAGACAGAAATCCGGGCCGGAAGGATCGGCCGAAAAACATGTGAAAGAGATACGCCGTAAGACCCGGCGCAAATTCTCTGCCGAAGAGAAGATCCGCATTGTTCTGGAAGGCCTGCGCGGAGAATATTCGATTGCCGAACTGTGTCGGCGTGAGGGGATCGCCCAGGGCCTTTATTACACCTGGTCGAAGGAATTCCTCGAAGCGGGAAAGAGGCGGCTCTCCGGCGATACCGAGCGCCAGGCGACGTCCGGTGAGGTGAGCGGCTTGAAGCGCGAGATGCGGGATCTGAAGGAAGTCGTGGCCGACCTGACGCTGGAAAACCGCATTCTGA AAAAAAAGCGTGATCGGGGATGGGGAGGATACCGAATGAGATACCCTGCCTCTGAGAAGCTGGAGATCATCCGGCTGGTCGAACAATCACACCAGCCGGTGAAGAAGACACTGGAACAGATCGGCGTGTCACGTCCGACCTTCTATCGCTGGTATGACCTTTACCGGCGGTTCGGTGAAGCCGGGCTTGAGGATCGGCGCAGCGGCTCCGGCCGGGTCTGGAACCGCATCCCGAACGAGGTGCGTCAGCAGGTACTGGAAATGGCCCTGGATCAACCGGAACTATCTCCCCGGGAATTGGCGGTGACGTTCACCGATGAGAAGCACTACTTCGTCTCCGAGGCCAGTGTTTACAGGCTTTTGAGGGCGCACAACCTGATCACGAGCCCGGCTTTCATCGTGATGAAAGCGGCTGATGAGTTCAGGGAGAAGACCACCGGGCCGAACCAGCTCTGGCAGACCGACTTCACCTATCTGAAAGTGATCGGCTGGGGATGGTTCTATCTCTCCACCGTGCTTGACGACTTCTCCCGCTACATCATTGCCTGGAAGCTCTGTACCGGCATGGCGACGAGCGATGTGCAGGATACGCTGAACCTGGCGCTTGAGGCTTCCGGACTCGATGAAGTAAACGTGATCCATCGCCCAAGACTACTCTCAGACAACGGACCTTCCTACATCTCTGGCGATCTGGCTGAGTATCTTGCCGACAAGGGAATGAAGCATACGCGCGGCGCGCCGTATCATCCCCAGACCCAGGGCAAGATCGAGCGCTGGCATCAGACCCTGAAAAACCGCATCCTGCTGGAAAACTACTTCCTGCCGGGAGACCTCGAAGCGCAGATCGACGCGTTCGTTGGCTACTACAACCACCAGCGCTATCACGAGAGCCTGAACAATCTCACTCCGGCAGATGTCTATACGGGCCGCGGCCAGACCATTCTGCTGGAACGTGAGAAAATCAAAAGGAGGACCATGAAACTACGGCGCTTGCAGCACGCCCAATCCGCTGCTTAA
- a CDS encoding glycosyltransferase: MVLDSGVNQRAFAPPSTRSDSFREYLLSGGRSSVAVYTGGLQRERGIQSILEAAERMPATQFGLAGGTRADIDSWVNLANARHINNITFFGYLPQDEAIALQRAADVLLMTRAPGHRASISSPLKFFEYLASGVPVVAAETPVLERFKQSELGVVWYKPDEYGDFLNALSSALDRNAEIRAKSQHNISLATNYSWEVRQKSIFKAFELDQFF; the protein is encoded by the coding sequence CTGGTTCTCGATAGTGGGGTCAATCAGCGCGCGTTCGCCCCCCCTTCGACTCGTTCGGACTCATTTCGCGAGTATCTTCTCAGCGGGGGGCGAAGCTCAGTTGCAGTTTACACGGGAGGTCTTCAGAGAGAGCGTGGTATTCAATCTATCCTGGAGGCCGCTGAGAGAATGCCTGCCACTCAATTTGGGTTGGCTGGTGGGACTCGTGCTGATATCGACTCCTGGGTCAACTTGGCGAACGCACGACACATCAATAACATCACATTTTTCGGTTACCTTCCACAGGATGAGGCGATCGCTCTACAGCGTGCAGCTGATGTACTATTGATGACGAGGGCGCCTGGACATCGTGCAAGTATATCATCGCCTTTGAAATTCTTTGAGTACCTGGCCAGTGGCGTGCCCGTAGTGGCCGCGGAAACTCCAGTGCTGGAAAGGTTCAAGCAGAGTGAGTTGGGGGTCGTTTGGTACAAACCAGACGAGTATGGCGATTTTCTGAATGCGTTGAGTTCGGCATTGGACCGAAACGCTGAGATCAGAGCCAAGTCCCAGCACAATATCAGCCTGGCAACGAACTACTCTTGGGAAGTCAGGCAGAAATCCATTTTCAAGGCATTTGAGCTTGATCAATTCTTTTAG
- a CDS encoding TM0106 family RecB-like putative nuclease, whose translation MRRIDQEILFSPSDLITFMESPFASAMDRKRLFDPTLSELMDPEDPLLMHLRKKGFDHEDAFVRSLQEEGKDLVAIEDGDPDQMHALTLDAMRSGQEVITQAYLRCDGFAGKADFLVRVDGASSLGEFHYEVWDTKLSRKLKPYFAIQLCCYAEMLEALQGRRPDHVAVVLGTGDIKRLRVVNYFAYYRSLKAAFLDFHADTDAPTPDPALSNSHGDWSELAARLLEERDHLSGVANLRRSQILALEAAGIETKSALAESELTDIPGMNADVLGRAKAQARLQISSRDKAKPDFEVLPHPVGLARGLALLPPASPSDVFFDIEGFPGLEGGLEYLWGNTYFEADGSRAFKDFWAHDKAEEKRAFIEFIDWVYERWLKDPSMHIYHYASYEVSAIRRLMGQHGVCEDKVDALLRNKVFVDLYTIVRHGLLIGEPKYSIKNVEHIYRGKRSTEVASGSDSIIVYEAWRENPDGMTWQESEVLRSIRDYNIDDCDSTQELTDWLRELQAKKDIAYIGGGEEDVIEPPQGVEDVARLRDELLTRAEQWPDKSEADVIELLAWSLEFHRREAKPVWWRYFDRQGWSEAELYEDMDCLAGVQRTGKPAFKPKRGNPVHEYRFDVDQPYKGSAKNFYVFDHDDLKLTVKEYDPETGVIAFGSKKDLPERMNLLPDEFVSPKPIPEAIQHVVEDIMASGMKSCAIVDFLKRSRPRISGNPEGPILKGERPLLDEVIDAVDNLENSYLCIQGPPGAGKTYTAKHIIADLLTKGLKVGIASNSHKAINNLLAGVADQVQADGIKARLVKAQRDDTDPIFERGDVAHIPSVKDLSVSNALCFGGTAWAFANAGVEDEFDYLFVDEAGQVSIANLIGMSAATKNIVLMGDQMQLAQPIQGSHPGQSGLSILDYLLQGKATIPADLGVFLPKTYRMHPDVCRVISEQVYDARLGSDASTSQHVVQTNGARVPKRSGICFVGVEHDGNSQASDEEIAEIAKIVDELLDTELWPDESGELRKVTLDDILFVAPYNYQVNKLKAALGPRARVGSVDKFQGQEAPIVILSMCASDASESPRGIEFLFSKNRLNVAISRAQALAIVVAHPGLANTSVSNLEQMEQVNFFCELLLAGM comes from the coding sequence TTGAGACGTATTGATCAAGAGATCCTGTTTTCGCCCTCAGATTTGATCACCTTCATGGAATCTCCTTTTGCGTCCGCAATGGATCGAAAAAGACTGTTTGACCCAACTTTGTCAGAGTTGATGGATCCGGAAGATCCTTTGTTGATGCATTTGCGGAAGAAGGGGTTTGATCACGAAGACGCTTTTGTTCGTTCGCTTCAGGAAGAGGGCAAAGACCTCGTGGCGATCGAGGATGGCGATCCGGACCAGATGCATGCTTTGACGCTTGATGCGATGCGCTCCGGTCAAGAGGTGATCACCCAAGCGTACCTGCGATGCGATGGCTTTGCGGGCAAGGCAGATTTTCTGGTGCGTGTGGATGGCGCTTCGAGCCTGGGTGAATTTCACTATGAGGTTTGGGACACCAAGCTCTCTCGAAAGCTCAAGCCTTATTTCGCGATCCAGCTTTGCTGTTACGCGGAAATGCTCGAAGCCCTTCAGGGACGTCGGCCTGACCATGTCGCCGTCGTCCTGGGTACGGGAGACATCAAGCGGCTACGGGTCGTCAATTATTTTGCTTACTATCGCTCCCTGAAAGCGGCGTTTCTTGATTTTCACGCGGATACCGACGCGCCCACGCCAGATCCTGCGTTGAGCAATTCTCATGGAGATTGGAGTGAGTTGGCGGCGCGATTGTTGGAAGAAAGGGACCATCTGTCCGGGGTCGCCAATTTGCGCCGAAGCCAGATTTTGGCGCTAGAAGCAGCCGGCATCGAGACGAAGTCTGCACTTGCGGAATCCGAACTAACAGACATTCCGGGAATGAATGCGGATGTGTTGGGCCGGGCCAAGGCTCAGGCTCGGCTACAAATATCTTCCCGTGACAAAGCAAAGCCTGACTTTGAGGTCTTGCCACACCCGGTCGGCCTGGCGCGAGGTCTTGCCTTGCTACCTCCTGCAAGTCCTTCCGATGTATTCTTCGACATTGAGGGATTTCCTGGGCTTGAAGGCGGTCTCGAATATCTCTGGGGTAACACCTATTTTGAAGCGGATGGTTCGCGCGCGTTCAAAGATTTTTGGGCGCATGACAAAGCGGAAGAGAAGCGCGCCTTCATCGAGTTTATCGACTGGGTTTATGAGCGATGGCTCAAAGACCCATCAATGCACATCTACCACTATGCGAGCTATGAGGTCTCCGCCATTCGGCGCCTGATGGGGCAACATGGCGTATGCGAAGACAAAGTAGATGCTCTATTGCGGAACAAGGTCTTCGTTGATCTGTATACCATCGTTCGTCACGGCCTACTAATAGGTGAGCCCAAATACTCCATCAAGAATGTCGAGCATATCTATAGGGGTAAGCGCTCCACAGAGGTGGCAAGTGGGTCTGATAGTATCATTGTCTACGAGGCTTGGCGCGAAAACCCCGACGGGATGACCTGGCAGGAATCAGAAGTCCTGCGATCGATCAGGGATTACAACATTGATGATTGCGATAGCACGCAAGAGCTGACCGATTGGCTGCGGGAACTGCAGGCCAAAAAAGATATTGCATATATTGGTGGAGGGGAAGAGGATGTCATCGAGCCGCCTCAAGGTGTCGAGGATGTTGCCCGCCTTCGCGACGAGTTGCTGACAAGAGCAGAGCAGTGGCCGGACAAGTCCGAAGCAGATGTGATTGAACTCCTCGCCTGGTCTTTGGAATTTCACCGGAGAGAGGCCAAACCAGTCTGGTGGCGGTATTTTGATCGCCAGGGGTGGTCAGAAGCAGAACTCTACGAAGACATGGATTGCCTTGCAGGAGTGCAACGAACAGGCAAGCCAGCTTTCAAACCGAAGCGCGGCAACCCGGTCCATGAATACAGGTTCGATGTTGATCAGCCGTACAAAGGTTCAGCGAAGAATTTTTATGTTTTTGACCATGACGACCTCAAACTGACCGTAAAGGAATACGACCCGGAAACGGGTGTGATCGCCTTTGGATCTAAAAAAGATCTGCCGGAGCGCATGAACTTGCTGCCGGATGAGTTTGTTTCGCCAAAGCCCATTCCGGAAGCCATTCAGCATGTTGTTGAAGACATCATGGCTTCTGGCATGAAGTCTTGTGCCATCGTCGATTTCCTGAAGCGCAGCCGACCTCGTATTTCTGGTAACCCTGAAGGCCCCATTCTGAAAGGTGAGAGGCCGCTACTGGATGAAGTCATTGACGCGGTGGATAATCTTGAGAACAGCTACCTTTGTATCCAAGGGCCGCCAGGCGCCGGGAAAACATACACAGCGAAGCACATCATTGCGGATCTTCTGACCAAGGGGCTGAAGGTCGGCATAGCGTCAAACAGCCACAAGGCGATCAACAACCTGTTGGCAGGCGTTGCTGATCAGGTTCAGGCGGATGGAATTAAAGCCCGACTTGTGAAAGCGCAGCGTGACGATACAGATCCCATCTTTGAGCGAGGGGATGTTGCTCATATTCCAAGCGTCAAAGACCTCTCGGTTTCCAATGCTCTGTGCTTCGGTGGGACGGCCTGGGCGTTTGCCAATGCGGGTGTTGAGGATGAATTTGATTATCTGTTCGTCGATGAAGCCGGCCAGGTTTCAATCGCCAATTTGATCGGTATGAGCGCGGCTACAAAGAATATTGTTCTCATGGGCGACCAGATGCAGCTGGCCCAACCTATCCAAGGTTCTCACCCAGGACAGAGTGGCCTTTCGATCTTGGATTATCTTCTACAAGGCAAAGCAACCATCCCGGCTGATTTGGGCGTTTTCCTTCCAAAGACTTATAGAATGCACCCCGATGTCTGCCGGGTTATTTCTGAACAGGTCTATGACGCTCGCTTGGGATCTGATGCCAGCACTAGCCAGCATGTGGTTCAGACCAATGGGGCTCGTGTTCCGAAGCGATCTGGCATTTGCTTTGTAGGTGTTGAGCATGATGGTAACAGCCAGGCGAGTGATGAGGAGATCGCCGAGATTGCCAAGATCGTTGACGAGCTGCTGGACACGGAGCTGTGGCCAGATGAAAGTGGCGAGCTTCGCAAGGTCACGCTCGATGACATCTTGTTCGTCGCGCCCTACAACTACCAGGTCAACAAACTGAAGGCCGCGCTTGGGCCACGGGCTAGGGTGGGCAGCGTCGACAAATTCCAAGGCCAGGAAGCGCCGATCGTCATTCTTTCTATGTGCGCTTCAGATGCATCTGAAAGTCCGCGGGGAATAGAATTCCTGTTTTCCAAAAATCGGTTGAACGTCGCTATTTCTCGGGCACAGGCGCTGGCGATCGTTGTTGCCCATCCTGGATTGGCGAACACAAGTGTGAGCAATCTCGAGCAGATGGAGCAAGTCAACTTTTTCTGTGAACTTCTATTAGCCGGCATGTGA
- a CDS encoding glycosyltransferase, which translates to MSAYTDRIHKNYSARTVEDPRRAAYDIVFVVNANSKGWILDKICRVIAKYSGLHCYILYSERNNTLTMPPPKARGYFFSHFSLMFFAMQNHPELFSGGLFVWFTHFDSNKGISLSELTFALNRIDHAFTTNSSLERALKSFGVDPERVSTVLGAADPDLFLPHERRGKTVGFVSAFYSRKQPDLMLSVIERMSDVKFILVAPGPNDVENQGLLWTNWSGFDRLCALPNFEYIEAPYEEYPVHYAKMDVYVSLSELEGGPIPVVEAMMCNVIPVATRTGFADDILVGPLAEFRVEMSATQGDVERIVRRALKDRKTNVREIALDLTWEALALEILDHVRPALALSEQCPSLTENRLVQFGLGKEGRSALSGRWSKAEDSFVVAGTGEARLNFSLPHEMNGLYRLDLAIENSLSYSRQLSLHVAGVEVAATSIRRVGPQEVSMFFSVNALDQTDPQRELMINFQAMKSPDIDDNIDILRLETLRCSPVSKGLVEDKVSFTTADGNQHLLYDSWHKCERAGVWSDGPVGQVCFVLSGVQYARSIELILHARVLGAALNNGQRLDVSASVGEESRAIVCEVDSDAMNVFKVGPFSVNEGEEPLVLIAFRRQISPSPKDMDGSSTDDRSLGVFLSEIHVSESGQ; encoded by the coding sequence ATGAGTGCTTACACTGACCGTATACACAAGAATTACTCGGCGCGCACTGTTGAGGACCCTCGTCGTGCTGCCTACGACATTGTTTTTGTCGTGAATGCAAATAGCAAGGGCTGGATTCTGGACAAGATATGCCGCGTGATTGCCAAATACAGTGGATTGCATTGCTATATTCTGTACTCAGAAAGAAATAACACTCTGACCATGCCTCCTCCGAAAGCTCGGGGATATTTCTTTTCGCATTTCTCACTGATGTTCTTTGCAATGCAAAATCACCCCGAACTGTTCTCGGGTGGGTTGTTCGTTTGGTTCACCCATTTCGATTCCAACAAGGGGATTTCTCTGAGTGAACTGACTTTTGCTCTCAATCGGATTGATCACGCATTCACCACCAATTCGTCGCTTGAGCGTGCTCTGAAGTCTTTTGGTGTCGATCCTGAGCGTGTCAGCACGGTTCTGGGCGCTGCAGACCCTGATCTGTTCTTGCCACACGAGAGGCGTGGAAAAACAGTCGGGTTCGTAAGTGCGTTTTACAGTAGAAAGCAGCCCGATCTAATGCTCTCGGTGATAGAGCGAATGTCCGACGTAAAGTTCATTCTTGTGGCGCCGGGACCGAACGATGTCGAGAATCAGGGGTTGCTTTGGACAAATTGGTCTGGATTTGATCGACTTTGCGCACTCCCCAATTTCGAGTACATAGAAGCTCCGTACGAAGAATATCCGGTGCACTATGCGAAAATGGACGTATACGTATCCCTATCGGAACTCGAAGGCGGCCCAATTCCAGTTGTTGAGGCCATGATGTGCAACGTGATTCCCGTGGCAACTCGAACCGGATTTGCGGATGACATCCTGGTTGGCCCCTTGGCTGAATTCAGGGTGGAGATGAGCGCTACTCAGGGCGATGTCGAGCGAATCGTGCGGAGGGCGCTGAAGGATCGAAAGACAAATGTGCGAGAAATTGCGTTGGATCTGACCTGGGAAGCACTGGCTTTGGAAATACTGGATCATGTGCGTCCTGCGCTCGCTCTGAGCGAGCAATGCCCAAGCTTGACTGAAAATAGACTGGTTCAGTTCGGGCTGGGGAAAGAGGGGCGCTCCGCTCTTTCGGGTAGGTGGAGTAAGGCAGAGGATTCCTTCGTTGTTGCCGGAACCGGTGAGGCACGCCTGAATTTCTCGTTGCCCCATGAGATGAACGGACTGTATCGGTTGGATTTGGCGATCGAGAACAGCCTCAGTTACTCGCGGCAGTTGTCGTTGCATGTGGCCGGCGTTGAAGTTGCGGCAACTTCAATTCGGCGTGTTGGCCCACAGGAGGTTAGTATGTTCTTCTCTGTGAATGCGCTTGATCAGACAGATCCGCAGCGTGAGCTAATGATAAATTTTCAAGCAATGAAGTCTCCAGACATTGATGACAATATCGATATTCTGCGTCTGGAGACTTTGAGGTGCAGTCCGGTATCCAAAGGTTTGGTTGAGGACAAGGTCAGTTTCACGACTGCTGATGGTAACCAACATTTGCTGTACGACAGTTGGCACAAATGTGAACGTGCTGGCGTTTGGAGTGATGGACCAGTTGGACAAGTCTGTTTTGTTTTAAGCGGCGTTCAGTATGCACGTTCCATTGAGTTGATCCTGCACGCCAGAGTTCTGGGCGCGGCGCTCAATAATGGCCAGCGTTTGGATGTATCAGCGAGTGTTGGTGAAGAGTCGCGCGCGATTGTGTGTGAGGTCGACTCTGACGCCATGAATGTGTTCAAGGTCGGCCCATTTTCAGTCAATGAAGGTGAGGAGCCGCTGGTCCTAATTGCGTTCCGACGGCAAATATCCCCAAGTCCAAAAGACATGGATGGATCGTCGACGGATGATCGAAGTCTGGGGGTGTTCTTGAGCGAGATTCATGTCTCCGAGTCGGGGCAATGA
- a CDS encoding thermonuclease family protein: MRFRGLLPALSILLISFALGLGIYWTPRSSSVTIATSGLRLSGVASVVDGDTIDIRDRRIRLSGFDAPERGRRCGKTNVYQKASLYLSDYIQRQTVTCDVTGKNGDRLVATCYVRGKDLGEIMVASGWARDWPRYSQRTYADEEANARRSKARLWGLSCPDDLWGNRNYN, translated from the coding sequence TTGCGCTTTCGCGGCCTGCTCCCCGCCCTGTCAATTCTCCTGATCTCGTTCGCCTTGGGACTTGGCATCTATTGGACGCCCAGAAGCTCGTCTGTCACCATTGCCACATCAGGCTTACGCCTTTCCGGGGTCGCCTCGGTGGTGGACGGCGACACAATTGATATCCGTGACCGGCGCATTCGCCTCAGCGGGTTCGATGCGCCGGAACGCGGGCGGCGTTGCGGCAAAACCAACGTCTATCAGAAGGCCTCGCTGTATCTTTCCGACTATATTCAGCGGCAGACCGTGACGTGCGATGTAACGGGCAAGAATGGCGACCGCCTCGTTGCCACTTGTTATGTACGCGGCAAGGACCTTGGTGAAATCATGGTGGCCAGCGGCTGGGCTCGCGACTGGCCACGATACAGCCAGCGCACCTATGCCGATGAAGAAGCAAATGCCCGCCGGTCCAAGGCCCGCCTCTGGGGACTTTCCTGTCCGGACGACCTCTGGGGCAATCGCAACTACAACTGA